Part of the Planctomycetota bacterium genome, CCGATGCGGTTCGATAAGCTGCCGTGCGAAAGCATCGAGCCGCCGCATCTGACCATCGCGACGACACGACGCGGTCTTCGCAAGGCGATGAACTTTGCCGCCCGAACCTTCCGCGTGCCTCCGGCCGTCGTCGTTGCGACGTCGGGATCGATGCGCGTTTTGCTAGACCGTCACTACCCCGTCGCACCACACATCGCCGACTGGGCGTTCGACCGGTAACCGGCTCAGCCGAACGCAATCGAGTCCAGCTCGATCAGCTCCACCGGGCCGACTCCCAAGACCTGCAGTTCGACCCGCACCTCGTCCACCGCGACGCCGGAGACGATCACAACGTCGGGCCGCTCTTGGCGCAGGACGCTCAGCCCGACCACTTCGTGGCCGGACGTCGGTACGAATCGTCCATGTCGGCGTGGCTGTTCGTCGACGCACAGCTGCACGCGGGACCGGTCCGGATCGCAAGTCGCCAGAAACCGCACGGCCGTCTCGTCACAGTGCCAAACGGCAACCGTTGCACCGGACGCGAACCAGCCGTCCAGCCGGGCCGACCAGGCAGCGACATCGGCAACGTCGACGTCCGCCGGCGGCGGCATCGCCTCGGCCGCTTCACGTTGCGACGCCAGCACGGCCCGCGGCACCTCGCGGACCTCGGGCACTTCCAACGGTGCCTCGTGCCGACGCACCGGGCCTGTTGCGACCGACGCGGCCGCGCTATCGATCGGGTCCGGCATTGCGTCAAGATACCCCAGCCTCCGCGATCCGTCCGCCGGTAACCCGAGTGTCCCGCCGACGCGTTCCGTCACGCTTTCCGTTCAGATCGCACGACCGTCACAACCTGACGAATCGCAAGTGCCGTGATCACGCCCAGCATGTCGGCGATCCAGTCGTGAAGATCCGCCGTCCGGCCGAACGGAGGTTGCGTCACTTCGTCAATCACACCCGCCACACCGCAGAAGACCACCGTCGCGACGAGCGCCCACGTCGTCGGCATCCACCGACACAGCACGTTCATCGCCAGGAGCGCCAGCGCGCCGAAGCCTGCGAAGTGAACCACCTTGTCGAACCCAATCGCAAAGCCCTGGTCCTCCAACGGCTCGTTCCGCCAGAACGGCGGCAGGTGAGTGACGACCAGACCCAGCACGCTGTAGCCGACCAGCAAGGCGATCGGTCGACGGTGCCAGACGCTCGGCCGATCGTTCACGCGACCAGCGGCTCACGCCGGCCCGCAAGAGTCGCAGCCTTGAGTCCATCCGCAGAGTCAATCCGCACCTCGCCGGTCGGGCGATCGTCTCGGGTCAGCTCCAGCATTGCCTCGACCTCTTGCGCAAGCGCTGCATAGTCGGCTGAGCCGTTGGAGAGCGGGTCGTAGGTCAGAATCGGTTGGCCGAAGCTGGGTGCCTCGGCGAGCTTGATGTTGCGGCGAATCTTGCTCCCGAACAGCTGACCGCGGGCCCACGGCTTGTCCGTGCCGCGGGCGCTCTCGAAAAAGCCCTCCAGCTCGTCCGCCACGTCGGTCGCGAGACGCGTCTGGCTGTCGAACATCGTCAGGACGACGCCCATCACAGAGAGCTCAGGGTTGATGCGCCGTCCGACGAGCTGCGTCGTTTCCAGGAGCTTGGCAAAGCCCTGCAACGCCAGGAAGTGCGCCTGCATCGGAATCAGAACCTGCCGCGCTGCCGCGAGGGCATTGATCGTCAGGAGGCCGAGCGACGGCGGGCAATCGAGCAGGACGACGTCGTAGTCGTAACCGACCCGCGCGATGGCGTCTTTGAGCAGACCCTGACGATCGGCCTGATCCGCCAGCTCGACCTCCAGGCCCGCCAGGTCGAGGCTGCTGGGCAGAAGGTGGATTTCGCCGGAGAGATCTTCGAGCCCGTTGCCTTCGAGACGCCGGACCGCCTTCAGCACGCCTGCCGAGCCGTTGAGCACTTCGTAGAGCGTCGCCTCGTCTTCGCCGAGTTGGCCCGGGTCGACGCCGAAGTTGATCGACAGGTGCGCCTGCGGGTCGAGGTCAGCCAGCAGGACACGCCGGCCGCGGTCGGCCAGGGCGGCGCCGAGGTTCGCGCAGGTCGTCGTCTTCCCGACGCCACCCTTCTGATTCATCAAGGCAATCGTGTGCATGGCGTCTCCATCACTGGCGAGGCGGCGTCTTCGGTAGCGTCGGCCACCGGGCCGCTCATACATTAGCGGACGTGAGCCAGAACCACCCGCCCAAAAGCCCTGTCGTCCTCATCATCCGCGACGGCTGGGGCCACAACCCCAACGACCCGCCGGCCGGCGTCGATGCCGTGACGACCGCCGACACGCCGGTCGCGGACCGCATCGCACGCGACTACCCGCGAACTCTCATCCGCACCGACTCGATGGACGTCGGCCTTCCGGAAAAGACCATGGGCAACTCCGAAGTCGGCCACCAGAACATCGGTGCCGGGCGAATCGTCGACCAGGAATCCGTCCGCATCACCCGGGCCGTCCGTGACGGCAAGCTGCCGGAGAACGAGACGCTCGTCGCCGCGTGCGACCACGTGAAGCAACACGGCTCGTTGCTCCACCTCTTCGGCATCGTCAGCGACGCGGGCGTGCACGGCCTGCTCGAGCACCTCTACGGCGTGCTCGACCTCGCCAGGCAGCAGGGCGTCGACGGCAAAAAGGTCTTCATCCACGCCTTCACCGACGGCCGCGACACCCCGCGCACGATGGGCAAGGGATACGTGAAGGAGGTCGCGGCGAAGTGCGACGATCTCGGCATCGGCCGGATCGCCAGTGTCGTCGGCCGGTACTACGCGATGGACCGCGACAACCGCTGGGACCGCGTGCAAGCGGCGTACGACCTGCTGACCGGCCGCGCGGAAGCTCCGAGTTTTCCCGACGCCGCGACGGCAGTCGTCGATTTCTACGAGACTAACGACGACCCGAACCGAAAGGGCGACGAGTTCGTCACGCCCCGCACCGTCGGCGACGCGGCGGCGTCCCGCGTGCAGTCCGGCGATGCCGTCATCTTCTACAACTACCGCGGCGACCGCCCACGCGAACTGACCAAGGCCTTCGTCCTCGATGGCTTTGACGGCTTCGAT contains:
- a CDS encoding VanZ family protein, which encodes MNDRPSVWHRRPIALLVGYSVLGLVVTHLPPFWRNEPLEDQGFAIGFDKVVHFAGFGALALLAMNVLCRWMPTTWALVATVVFCGVAGVIDEVTQPPFGRTADLHDWIADMLGVITALAIRQVVTVVRSERKA
- a CDS encoding ParA family protein gives rise to the protein MHTIALMNQKGGVGKTTTCANLGAALADRGRRVLLADLDPQAHLSINFGVDPGQLGEDEATLYEVLNGSAGVLKAVRRLEGNGLEDLSGEIHLLPSSLDLAGLEVELADQADRQGLLKDAIARVGYDYDVVLLDCPPSLGLLTINALAAARQVLIPMQAHFLALQGFAKLLETTQLVGRRINPELSVMGVVLTMFDSQTRLATDVADELEGFFESARGTDKPWARGQLFGSKIRRNIKLAEAPSFGQPILTYDPLSNGSADYAALAQEVEAMLELTRDDRPTGEVRIDSADGLKAATLAGRREPLVA
- the gpmI gene encoding 2,3-bisphosphoglycerate-independent phosphoglycerate mutase gives rise to the protein MSQNHPPKSPVVLIIRDGWGHNPNDPPAGVDAVTTADTPVADRIARDYPRTLIRTDSMDVGLPEKTMGNSEVGHQNIGAGRIVDQESVRITRAVRDGKLPENETLVAACDHVKQHGSLLHLFGIVSDAGVHGLLEHLYGVLDLARQQGVDGKKVFIHAFTDGRDTPRTMGKGYVKEVAAKCDDLGIGRIASVVGRYYAMDRDNRWDRVQAAYDLLTGRAEAPSFPDAATAVVDFYETNDDPNRKGDEFVTPRTVGDAAASRVQSGDAVIFYNYRGDRPRELTKAFVLDGFDGFDRGDKLDLHFVTMTAYEAGLPVEVAFPKPPKMSHILGDYVSSRGLRQFRCAETEKFPHVTFFFNDYREEPFEGEERQIVPSPKDVTTYDQKPEMSSVGVTEETVKRVEAGGFALIVVNFANGDMVGHTGNFDAAVKACEAVDVGVGKILDAVAKAGGRAIVTADHGNADQMTTDGQTGGPPHTAHTLYSVELVVVSDDHRGSPLRDGGRLADVAPTLLDLMALDKPEAMTGESLLQTS